From Candidatus Zixiibacteriota bacterium, one genomic window encodes:
- a CDS encoding thermonuclease family protein, which translates to MAAARRRRKSRRWLTTLVVLVIAVLIVSYRLVEKVGHERKPADRFTVRKVIDGDTVELTGGDRLRLLAIDTPEKREPFHDEALGLLARLTRERPLRIEYDRQRRDRYGRMLGFAFVDDTLFVNRMLVDSGLAYVYLFKDDNLQRDEYRQLLAAQRRAIERKVGLWSVRREREKEYLATEGSFRLHRPGCADIRKLREGHYRTFASREEGLAEGLSPCRNCKP; encoded by the coding sequence ATGGCAGCCGCGCGTAGACGACGCAAATCGAGACGCTGGCTGACCACGCTGGTGGTCCTGGTGATCGCCGTGCTGATCGTGTCGTACCGGCTGGTCGAGAAGGTCGGGCATGAGCGAAAGCCGGCCGACCGGTTCACGGTCCGCAAGGTGATCGACGGCGACACCGTAGAATTGACCGGTGGCGACAGGCTCCGGCTTCTGGCTATCGACACGCCGGAGAAAAGGGAGCCGTTCCATGATGAGGCGTTGGGGCTCCTGGCACGTCTGACCCGGGAGCGGCCGTTGCGTATAGAGTATGACCGGCAGCGGCGCGATAGGTACGGCCGGATGCTCGGGTTTGCGTTTGTTGATGACACCCTGTTCGTCAATCGCATGCTGGTGGACAGTGGGCTGGCGTATGTGTACTTGTTCAAGGATGACAACTTGCAGCGCGATGAATACCGTCAACTACTGGCTGCACAACGGCGTGCCATAGAGCGGAAGGTAGGGCTCTGGTCGGTGCGGCGTGAGCGGGAGAAGGAGTATCTGGCGACCGAAGGGTCGTTCCGACTACATCGACCCGGATGCGCCGATATTCGCAAGCTGAGAGAGGGGCATTACCGGACGTTTGCGAG